A window of Vulgatibacter sp. genomic DNA:
CGAGCGTGATGAGTTTGTCGGCATTCTGGAGGGCTCGCTCCAGCCTGCGACGGGCCTCCGACTCGAGATCCGCGCGATCGTGCGCGGCGCGCAGGTCGGTCACCAGCGCATCGAATGCACTGCGCGCCGCGTCGAGTTCGTCCGCTCGGAGTCGCAGGACGGAGCTGGACAGATCGCCAGAGCGTACGCGCTCCATGTCGGCCACGAGCTCTCCCACGGGTTGGCCTACGTACCGCCGTGTCAGCAACCAGGTCAAGGCGGTGGCCGCCAAGATGAAAAGAGCAACCGTCGCCCCAACGCCGCGGCGGGTCGCAGCCAGATCACGCTCGAGTTCCCACAGCGGCTTCTCGAGGACGAGCGCTGAGGCCGCGCGAGCGCCTTGCTCCTCCCGGAGCGCGAGGCCGAGCCGGAGCAGCCCGGGCTCCCCCTCCTCGAACGAGATGAGGGGCCTGACCTCGCCGACCGCATTCCTCGCCATCTCCAGCGTGCCGGCGCTCGCTCGGGCCCCCGGGGAGACGCCGACGAGCGTTCCGCCTGCTTCGATCATGAAGATGCCGACCGCAGGGTCGATGGTCGCGAGCGCCTGCACCGTCTCCTTCACGTCCTCGAGCTGGCGATCCCGGAGCGCGTTCTCGATCGCGGTCTGGAGCGTGCGGCCGAGGAGAATGCTCTCCTTTTCTGCGACGGTGCGCAGCTCGCTGGCCTCGGTGGCGAGCAGGTGCGCTCCGCCGAGACCGAACAACACGGTGGCTGCGATGCCGATGCTGGCGGTGATTCGCGTCGTGAGCTTCAAGGGCGTGCCGTCCTCGCATTGTC
This region includes:
- a CDS encoding sensor histidine kinase translates to MKLTTRITASIGIAATVLFGLGGAHLLATEASELRTVAEKESILLGRTLQTAIENALRDRQLEDVKETVQALATIDPAVGIFMIEAGGTLVGVSPGARASAGTLEMARNAVGEVRPLISFEEGEPGLLRLGLALREEQGARAASALVLEKPLWELERDLAATRRGVGATVALFILAATALTWLLTRRYVGQPVGELVADMERVRSGDLSSSVLRLRADELDAARSAFDALVTDLRAAHDRADLESEARRRLERALQNADKLITLGQLSAVVAHEIGSPLQVLEGRARWVRKHAAEQEKVRSAAETIVEQARRITRLVEQMLSITRRRPAARVEFDGENAVRAVLELLELEADRGRVRLTLRRDGATRVYADPDRLQQVVLNLVRNAMQASPPESIVTVTMGGDADWFTLDVEDQGGGVAPEVLPHLFEPFYTTRTMQGGSGLGLSVVHSIVQEHGGTVRFEETGPNGSRVRVRLPRTPEVHT